A window from Citrus sinensis cultivar Valencia sweet orange chromosome 3, DVS_A1.0, whole genome shotgun sequence encodes these proteins:
- the LOC102609586 gene encoding cytochrome P450 71A1-like, translated as MFKTHDIVISNRPKTTPANILLYECQGIGFSNYGEYWRQVRKICVLQLLSVRRVQSFQHVRDGEVSKEENTGQSNKFGELLRRLEEQFAAFCVGDTFLFLGCLDVLSGLIGRLNATARAIDALLDRVIEEHTNRASSGSDDDDDQSNKKDFVDILLQLRKDGMLGAELSQDNLKAVILDMFVAGTDTTATTLEWAMAELVKNPTSMKRAREEVRSVAKGKLNIDMKDIEKMDYLKCVVKETLRLHPPTPLLAPREITEC; from the exons ATGTTTAAAACTCATGATATTGTGATCTCGAACCGGCCCAAAACCACACCTGCTAACATCCTCCTATATGAATGCCAAGGTATCGGGTTCTCTAATTACGGCGAGTACTGGAGACAAGTTCGGAAGATTTGTGTTCTTCAACTCTTGAGTGTGAGAAGAGTGCAATCATTTCAGCATGTTAGAGATGGTGAAGTTTCAA aagaagaaaatactGGTCAGAGCAATAAGTTTGGTGAGTTATTAAGAAGGCTGGAAGAGCAGTTTGCTGCCTTTTGTGTAGGAGATACGTTTCTATTTTTGGGGTGTTTAGACGTTCTCTCGGGACTCATTGGTCGTCTCAACGCAACTGCTAGAGCAATAGACGCTTTGCTTGATCGGGTGATTGAAGAGCACACGAACAGGGCATCATCAGgaagtgatgatgatgatgaccaatctaataaaaaagacTTCGTGGATATACTCCTCCAACTTCGAAAGGATGGCATGCTTGGAGCAGAGCTCTCTCAGGACAATCTTAAAGCAGTTATTCTG GACATGTTTGTAGCAGGAACTGATACTACTGCAACAACACTAGAGTGGGCAATGGCAGAGCTAGTGAAAAATCCAACTAGTATGAAAAGAGCTCGGGAAGAGGTTAGAAGTGTGGCAAAAGGGAAATTAAATATAGACATGAAGGATATTGAGAAGATGGACTACTTGAAATGTGTCGTCAAAGAAACTCTGAGATTGCATCCACCAACTCCCCTTTTGGCTCCACGAGAAATAACAGAGTGTTAG
- the LOC102609889 gene encoding cytochrome P450 71A1-like — protein MALVSVLMKQLLQPFMGISEIYNPPLSIFLLLLILLLTLVQLLKITRRSSNHLNLPPSPPKLPILGNLHQLLGTLPHRSLKALSERYGPLMFVYFGNSPTFVVSSAELAGEMFKTHDIVISNRPKTTPANILVYECQDITFSNYGEYWRQARKICILQLLSVRRVQSFQYVRDDEVSSLVTKIRLSCLNKGGPLNLTEMLLTASSNIVSLCVLGKKADEEEENIGDSNKLGELSRRLEEQLAAFCMGDMFPSLAWLDVLSGFIGRLNATARAFDALLDQVIEEHTNKVSKGSGHDDDQSDKKDFVDILLQLRKDGMLGAELSQDNLKAIILDMFVAGTETTATTLEWAMAELVKNPTSMNRVREEVRSVAKGKLNIDMKEIEKMDYLKCVVKETLRLHPPVPLLVPREMAESIKWRGYDIPAKTRVIVNAWAIQTDPQVWDRPEDFLPDRFFANPVDCKGRDFQFIPFGAGRRGCPGISFALAAVEYVMANLLYWFDWNLPLGEVEENLDMSEVNGLVVHKKLPLHLVPTLYSPCS, from the exons ATGGCTCTGGTATCAGTCCTGATGAAGCAACTGCTGCAGCCTTTTATGGGCATATCAGAAATTTACAACCCTCCTCTGtccatctttcttcttcttcttatccTCTTGCTCACACTTGTGCAGTTGCTGAAAATCACCAGACGTAGTAGTAACCATCTCAACTTACCTCCATCCCCACCAAAGCTCCCCATTCTCGGCAACCTTCACCAGCTTCTGGGAACTCTCCCTCATCGCTCTCTCAAAGCTCTTTCGGAGAGGTACGGCCCTTTGATGTTCGTTTACTTTGGCAATTCTCCAACCTTTGTGGTTTCATCGGCTGAGTTGGCTGGTGAGATGTTTAAAACTCATGACATTGTGATCTCGAACCGGCCCAAAACCACACCTGCTAACATCCTCGTATATGAATGCCAAGATATCACGTTCTCTAATTACGGCGAGTACTGGAGACAAGCTCGGAAGATTTGTATTCTTCAACTCTTGAGTGTGAGAAGAGTGCAATCATTTCAGTATGTTAGAGATGATGAAGTTTCAAGTTTGGTAACTAAAATTCGCCTCTCGTGTCTTAATAAAGGAGGTCCTCTTAATTTAACAGAGATGCTACTGACTGCTTCCAGCAATATAGTTTCCCTCTGCGTTCTTGGGAAGAAagctgatgaagaagaagaaaatattggaGACAGCAATAAGCTGGGAGAGTTGTCAAGAAGGCTGGAAGAGCAGCTTGCTGCCTTTTGTATGGGAGATATGTTTCCATCTTTGGCATGGTTAGATGTTCTCTCGGGATTCATTGGTCGTCTCAACGCAACTGCTAGAGCATTTGACGCTTTGCTTGATCAGGTGATTGAAGAGCACACGAACAAGGTATCAAAAGGAAGTGGGCATGATGATGACCAATCTGATAAAAAAGACTTTGTGGATATACTCCTCCAACTTCGAAAGGATGGCATGCTTGGGGCAGAGCTCTCTCAGGACAATCTTAAAGCAATTATCCTT GACATGTTTGTAGCAGGAACTGAGACTACTGCAACAACACTAGAGTGGGCAATGGCAGAGCTAGTGAAAAATCCAACTAGTATGAACAGAGTTCGAGAAGAGGTTAGAAGTGTGGCAAAAGGGAAATTAAATATAGACATGAAGGAAATTGAGAAGATGGACTATTTGAAATGTGTTGTCAAAGAAACTCTGAGGTTACATCCACCAGTTCCTCTCTTGGTTCCGCGAGAAATGGCAGAGAGTATCAAATGGAGAGGTTATGATATTCCTGCAAAAACTAGAGTGATTGTAAATGCATGGGCAATTCAAACAGATCCCCAAGTTTGGGACAGGCCAGAAGATTTCTTGCCAGACAGGTTTTTCGCTAACCCGGTGGATTGTAAAGGCCGAGACTTCCAATTTATCCCCTTTGGTGCTGGAAGAAGAGGATGCCCAGGGATATCATTTGCGTTAGCTGCAGTTGAGTATGTGATGGCCAACCTTTTGTACTGGTTTGATTGGAATTTGCCTCTTGGTGAAGTTGAGGAGAATTTGGACATGTCTGAAGTTAATGGGCTAGTGGTTCATAAGAAATTACCTCTTCATCTTGTGCCAACGCTCTACTCCCCTTGCTCTTAA